A segment of the Clupea harengus unplaced genomic scaffold, Ch_v2.0.2, whole genome shotgun sequence genome:
gcatcacGATGAAACATCACCAGGAGGGAAAGTGATATCATCCAGTTGATCCAACTCTGACATTTGTAAGAAGGAGAGATGACATAATTAAGTGTTATACATTTCATCCCATTAGTAGCATCTATTACTGTAAGTTTCAGTCAAAACGTCACGGAACACACGTTATGACGACGGCCATAAAGAAATAACATTATCACCAAAAATATCAACGTGATTAAGGGATAGATTCAGGGACctctcacaccctggacacaacctATTCCAACTGCTCTcctctggtaggcgctacagatctctgttcgccaaaacctccagacacaaaaagagTTTatttccccctcgccgtctctactgaacagctaacccactgtggcactgtgaaataaccctggatcattataataatcaatgtacaattactcccgcaatcatatttatttatttcacccttactGTATAACCGTCATACTcataccgtatattatttatttatccctgcacttcctggactctccacttctttgtactattcctccttgtatatactttttaGACTTCTTGGACTGttagaccattgcactgttgtattgttttgtgttgtgatgtatattctgtgtaatatgtgtaagcacactgagagccactttaccaagacAAATTCCTTACTTGGCCAAAACCTGATTCTGACTCTGATTAAGCTCCCACTTTGCAGTTAAGCTACGTAAAAGTACATAACTACATGAGTCCTTAAAGACTAGATGCAATTAAAAGTTTTTTATTGGAACAGTTAGAGCATTGTTGTCTGGACAGATGAGGAGCAGAGTCATTTTGAGGAGACCATGGCGGTGAGAGTATCAGGAATCAGTGAGAGCAGCTTTTGGTTTTACTCATCAATCGCTACTCTGTCACTGTGGTTGTAGAGTTTTACTCAGACTCAGACAGGGTTTTTACTTGGTTGGAGATTTTAACTTAATACTCTGGATATTTTGTGTCCACCAAAAGTGTCCGGGGTGCCATTCTTATGTGGGAAGGATGGACATGACCAATCTGTGTGTGCCGACACCATATTTACTGCCGCAGCGCTCAATGTGGCTACCCTGATGTCGAGAAGCTGCTGACATGTCACAACGTCGTTCTCCAGGACGTTGAGAACGTGGTGTGTCCTTCCATTCGCACCTGTCTGACCCTGCAGCCAAGTGACCGAACACAACAGATCGGCGTGCAAAAAAATGGCCGTCGCTGCCAGGTGGTGTTGTGAACACTGTTTGTTCCCGAACGAGCCATCCATGCTTCCCGTGCCTCAGAGATGTGGCACCTCTCCAGCTGTCAGTCCTAGTGTGGAGGCAGTACAAGTAGCTGTCCACTAACACCACAAACAGTGTTATGGAAAAGGGTTCCTTGGAGTTCTGACAAATAGAGTTACTGTGGGGATTATAGTTGTGTTGAGTCTTTAGTGAGATTACAGTTGGATTAAGTGTCAGTTCTAGACAAGGGAGTTAGAGCAATACGCGTAGAGCAGTAATCTATATGTCTCAGAAAATGGGTGAAATGCATCTTTCTATCTTATTGAATAAATTCCTCATTACACTCATCAAGATAGACTTAAGTGCCATCATGTACACATTAACGCATAATTTTAGTCTTGAGGTTCCTCGCAATTTCGAATATTCTATTAACCAAAATTATGATTGCTAAAACGTTATTATATTTTTGATGAAAGCGTTCTGACAAAGTAAAGCAGTGTGCTGATATTTGTATGGTGCTGTAGTATTAAATAGAAATGTTGTGTTCCATATTTAAAGAGAATAGAGCAATATTAAAAGTTGTATTAAGATaatgttatttttacatttaacataatgtttattttgtttttcctgtATAGTAAAATTGTGCATTGGGTAGCCACAGTTGCTGTTATTACTGTCTCTGGCTGGGGCAGTAGTCTACCTTTACATTCAAATATAAAACTCAAAGGTATTTTCAATGGAattttatttgtactgtattttaaGCAAGGTACAAAACATTATCAGAGCTACAACTTGAATGGAACAGTTTCAGAATAAAGATGCATATACAATGAAGCTATACCATAGCTTGCCTCACAGAAATATTTCCTGAACACagtatttcatttttctgaagtCACATTGTTAGACATCTGTGCCCTTCTGCGTGATGTTCCTGACTGAATGCTGCATGTCTGCCTTACATGTGACCAAAGAGACCGCATCAACATTCTGTCTTACCTTCAACAGACCACGTTGGTACGGTTCAGAGCTCAGGAACCTCCTCACCCAAGGAACCTTCCTAATACAGTTAAGGACCTGGGAGTCCACGGCCCTCTGGTCCCTCTTCCACTGCTCTGCTATGCGGAGCCTCTTTACCCCCATTTCCAGGCCctcctctccttcgctctcaggcttcctctgtctcctcctcttgaaAGACGTGTCAGTTAGTGTCTCTGGGATCCTCAGCCCAGATACGTCCACCTTGGTAGCCGTGGCAGTGACAGACTTTGGGGACGCCCTGCTCAGAGGGACTCTGTTTAGGACGAAAGGGCCGGTGAAGAGAAGCAAGCCGCTGGGGAGGTCTTTGAGAAACACCACCCGCTTTCCCTGGTGGCGCCGAGTGTGAaggacaagcacagtcccaggggtgagagaggggagccGGTTGTGGTTTGGCTTCTTCATTAAAGGCTGTAGTTTAGGGGGAACCTTCTTGgaactttgttgttgtttattgagaACCTTCTTGGGACCTTGTTGTAGTTTATGGGGAACCTCCTTGGACAATTTGGCTGCATTGAATCTGCTGTTCTTGTCTGCTGTTCTCACCTCTTTGGAGACTTTAACGCAACTCTCTTCCTTAATTTTCTTCTTAGATTTTTTGGGCTTAGATACCCTCACCTTTGAGTTGAGTGGCCCTCCGGAATTAACAACCTCAGAATGTGTTGAGTGGCCAACCTGTTGTGtcaaaacaatgttttggcAGACATGGTTTTCCGTAACTGTGTCGTTTTTGATTTCCTTAGGGATCTGTAGAAAGGAAAAATCTTTTCAGCTTAGTCTTAGCTTAGTCTTTAGATGATTTAACAGCTGCTTATGTGGTGAacttcttgtttaaatatatgtgcatgtatacgGTGAGGTTACTCTAGGGTGCAGATGTCAGTCACAAAGACTTACTTAGTCAGAGCTTTATTTTCATGCTTGTCCAGATACTTACTTTACATAACCGAGGTGGGAGGGGCTATATTAGTTAGATAGATTGATAGTGCATTGATATCCAATAGCCATTCAAAATGTAGATTTGGATCACTTGTCTGGATGATCAACATTTATGAACTCCACACAAAAGATATTtcagaaaatatgtgtgtgtcatagattTCTCAGAGTATTGTTGACTGTTTTTTCATTCAGTGACACTCACAAATAATCTCGCCCCATATTTAATTTGATCATTTTATCAACTTGACCCATTGACCCATTCGCAAAGTACCAAATGATATTATATAGTTTAATTAAGACCCTACACTTCTTGTACCTCATCTGCTGTTTGCAGTCTTGAAGGCTTCCTCAGTGCTGGTCTCCATGGTGTTCTTCTTGATGAGGAGATTGAAGAGGAAGATTctcctaaaacacaaacacatgcaatcaGCTCTTTCTGTAAAACACAACCAAATGAAGACATTATATTTTTACTGTCCAATACTGTCCAATACAtgttatttcattcattcaagcCACCTGTTTAGGTCTATGAGGAGAGTGTATATATAAGTTTACTCACTTTTCCTGTACACAATCATGTATGCGGTCTTTGACCTGCAGAAATTGAAGTGGCAACTTTACAGACAATGAATAAGCAGAACATTACTGCCTAATGCACATTACTGCCTAATGCATAACTCaattgtgtttctatgtataATTGTATAATTGCA
Coding sequences within it:
- the LOC122130715 gene encoding 60S ribosomal protein L6-like, whose amino-acid sequence is MKKPNHNRLPSLTPGTVLVLHTRRHQGKRVVFLKDLPSGLLLFTGPFVLNRVPLSRASPKSVTATATKVDVSGLRIPETLTDTSFKRRRQRKPESEGEEGLEMGVKRLRIAEQWKRDQRAVDSQVLNCIRKVPWVRRFLSSEPYQRGLLKSWINWMISLSLLVMFHRDAVNMDLLVFDSMM